Within the Amaranthus tricolor cultivar Red isolate AtriRed21 chromosome 15, ASM2621246v1, whole genome shotgun sequence genome, the region CTACTGATGATATAACTAAAGACATAGTATCTCCTCTTCAGATTCCAGTTACACTCGTTGAGCATCCTAATCCGAATGAAGAGGTTGTTGTTCCTGAGGAGGTAATTTCTGAACCAGTAGTTATTATGGATAATTCTAATTTTGCTGTGGATGTCACTACATCAGACAGGTACAAATTACCTCCTAGAAGCACTAGAGGAGTTCCACCTAGGAGATATGATCCATATTCGGAGGCACAACGTTCACGATATCTAGTGAATAAGGAGAGTGATATAGTTCTCTCTCAGACAGCCAAGGCCTTTAATGCATCTTTATACTCTAACAGTATGCTTAAAAATGTTGAAGAAGCTCTCAAAGACTCGAGGTGGAAAAAGGCAATGGAGGAAGAAATAGTTGCTCTTGAAAAAAATGAAACTTGGGAAAAATGTGAAATCCCTAAAGAGAAGAAAATGGTGGGATGCAAATGGGTATACTCTATCAAATACCATGCTGATGGAACAATTGAATGATACAAAGCTAGACTTGTAGCACAGGGCTATACTCAGACATATGGGGTAGATTACTCTGAGACATTCTCTCAAGTGGCCAAAATCGATACTATCCGGGTCTTGTTCTCTATTGCTGCAAATAAAGAATGGCCACTACATCAGTTCGACATCAAGAATGCCTTCTTGCATGGAAAGATAGAGGAAGAAGTCTATATGAAAACCCCTCCGGGTTTTTCTGGTAATTTTAATCCAAGGAAGGGTGCAGATTAAAAAAGGCTTTGTATGGCTTAAAGCAATCCCCACGGGCttggtttggaagatttacTGCAGCAATGACGAAGTTTTGCTACAGACAAAGTAACTCCgaccatactttgtttcttaaGAGGCAGGATGATCATATCACATGCTTGAttatttatgtagatgatatgatTATCACGGAAAATGATAAGGAGGAAACTCAGACTCTCAAAGAACAACTATCTAGAGAATTAGAGATGAAAGACTTGGGGCAACTAAAGTACTTCCTTGGTATTGAAATTTTGAGATCTAAAGGAGGTATATTCATTTAACAAAGGAAATACATCCTAGACTTGTTAGCAGCTACAGGAATGATTGATTGTAAGCCAGCAGAAACACCTATTATTGCAAATCACGGTCTTCAGATGATTAAAGGAGAAAAACTGGCTGACAGAGGGCAACATTAGAGAATGGTTTAAAAGCTCATCTATCTCTCACACACACGGCCAGACAATTCTCATGCATCAACCACAGGTGCATCATATGACCGCAGTTATGAGGAtcttgagatatctaaagggtaCAAGCTCCGGAGGTATCTTGTTCAAGAAAAACGATCATTTAGATATTGTGGCttatacagatgcagattgggtaGGAGATCGAGATGATAGGAGATCTACTTCCAGGTATTTCACATTGGTTGGAGGAAATTTAGTTACTTGGAAAAGTAAGAAATAAAAGTAGTTGCTTTATCAAGTGCAGAAGCAGAGTTTCGTGGCATAGCCAAAGGAGTAGCTGAGATCATCTGGTTGAAGAAACTTATGAGTGAACTTTGCTTACTATAGAAGAAAACAAGTAAgcttttttgtgataataaggCAGCAATACGCATCTCAGGAAATCCAATGCAACATGACCGTACCAAGCATGTGGAAATTGACAGACATTTTATGaaggtaaaattgaaaaataagattattagtCTCCCTTTTGTGAGATCAAATGATCAACTTGCTGATATACTTACAAAAGTAGTTACAGAAGGAAGCATTTGAGCAAAATTTGCGCAAGTTAGGTATTGAAAATccagacctaacttgagggggagtgtaggaaagtgCTTGATTTAGGGAATAAAATATTCtctaaattatttgttaatattgTGTAATTATCTTTATTTCCTTATTTACTAGCAATTGTCTATGTATATATTGAGATGTAATTAGCCTagaataatatacaaaatagtattctAAGCCCTAATTTTCTGTCTTACTCTTTTAATTCTGCATTATTTATCGTTTCAGTTTGGGATTTGATGTGAGGGATGAGTGTAAGTATACTTGATTGGACAATTAAAGTTTATCTAATTTATAGGTGAATTTTTGTGTTCAAAAAGAATGTATTTGGatgtaattttgaaattttgagaAAAGGTGTATTACTTTTTCAAGTTTCTCGAATTTCCTTTAAAGAAAATAGAGTTAAAGAAAGTAGTTGGGCCAAATGGCTTACCTATTAAGGTGTGAAGATGTCTAAGAACGATTTGAGTGACTTGGTTAACTAATCTATTCTATAATATTTGAAGGACAACAAAAAACATCTAATGACCGGAGAAGAAATATTATGATGCCTATTTACAAGAACAAAGGGGATGTTCAAGATCGCTCCAACtatccaaaaataaaacttatgaGCCATTCTAAGAAGTGGTGGAAAAGAGTGATATAGATACATATGAGGAAATACACTCCATATCAgagaatcaatttaaatttatgcTAAAGAGATCTACTATAGAAGCAACTGATCTTATGGGACAAATGATGGAGTACTATAGGACTAGTAAAAAAGAATTGCACGCAATTTTAATTGACTTGGACACTACATACGAAAAGGTACAAGAAAAGTGCTTTGGTTGGAAATGACAAAGAAGAGCATCCCAAGAAATACATTGATATAGTGAAAGATATGTATTGAGAAGTAAACATGAATGTTAGGACATGTGAAGAGACAAcaaaagatttttaaatcacaATTACACCTCTTTAAAGCTCGATTCTAAGTTTCTTTCTTTTCGCAAAGGTCCTAAATGAGATTATTTGATCAATACACGTAGATGTGACTTAGTGCATGTTGTTTGATTTCGACATTGTTTTGGTGAATGAGACTACGGAGGGGTAAATGTTAAATTAGAATAGAGACAAGAGTTGAAAGCACTAGTTGGGTTTCAAATTAAATCGAAGCGCGACAAAGTACATGGAGTGTGTTTAAAGCACAAACGGGATCATGAGACACTTTAAAGCTAGAAGAGATAGAAATTGCTTCAAGAGGATGCTTTTTGGGGTTCATACTTCAGAGAAGTGGGGATATCCACGAGATTTGACCCACATAATTTTGTGTGGGTGGCAAAAATGGATAGCGACTACTAAAATATCATGTAATTGAGGTGTGCCCTTAAAGTTAAAGGGTAAGTTTTATCACACGACCATTAGACTGGTGATACTATAAAGATGAGAATGTTGGGTTTTTTTAGCAAGGATCATAATAGAAAGAGGGAAGTAGCAGTAATGTGGAATCTTTGATGTTAGAACGAGCATACCTTGAGGGATAGAGTTCGAAATGAATATATAAGAAAGGGTTTAGCGGTAgctaatattaagaaaaaaataaaagaaaattatttataatggtTTGGGCATGCGCAAAGATAAGGTATTAGCGACTAGTAAGAAAGATAGAAAGTTGAAGCTCGAGAGACTTAAAAAGAGGGCAAGAAAGATCGAAGATGACTTGACGGATAAGAGTTGAAAAGATATGATATCTAGACTTAAAAGTGTATAATTAGTGGTCTCAATCAAGAAGCTAATGGAAACTTTATTGGATGTGAAATGCCGTTATATTTGAATCAACTAAAGAAAAACATTAATTAGTActttttggaaaagaaaaaattttattaagtattttttgacaaaacttttttattaggtactttttgaaaataaaaatttatcaggtactttttgacaattttcCTTATTTAAAAATCCAAACTTAAAAGGCTATCTAATTTTTAAAGCACTTAACCCCTAGGTAACCTAAAGGCCATGTTTATGCTATGTTCATGGTGGTTTATATATCCAGTGTTCTCATAGGGCAGAGGCCATGCTCAAATTTGATGTTCAGGAgaagtaaataaaaatagttataAAAGTGATTTATCCATACATAGGAATAATACATGTAATTAGGAAATGGACTAAACCATTGTTAGACCATGTAATTATAAATGGCAAGAAATCATGGAATTCGATGTTAGGATGACAGGAAGCAGacacgaaaatttgaaaaaaataaaattttttaataactttaatcaaaaaatatgcTTCGgccaaactttattcccaataTAAGCGTTTTTAGCCCCAAAGCTAGGCTCGGTAtgtaatcgctgttactaacagcgagtataaagaaatggtcaaaattttagtcaaactatatgtcgctgttactaacaacgaaatAAGGCTTTGACTGGTCAATGGTCaagtcgctgttaataacagcgactcTAGGTAGTACTAGTCAATTGCTTTTCTTGTTTCCTTGACCTTTTTATTCCATGGTCTTTCCATGGATGACGTATTCATGCATCCATATCCAAAATACTTGGTATTCAGATATTAAAGGGCAGATCTTTAGCTTCAGTTTTCACCAACTCATTATCCCTCTCTTTATGCATTTATATGCTCTACATTTCTGAAAATGAGTAAGCTTGAgagttaaattttctttttgagtAAGCTTgagaattaaattttctttttccgAAAGTGACTTTTACTGCCATTCAATTCACAGAATAAAAAGGTCAAAGAAACAAGAATAGAGAACAAGAAAGGCAATTGAATTCTCATGTATTCATTCTGTGGGTAAAGACCATCAATTTTCTTTGAAGTCTTTTTGGACCAGTACTACCTAAAGtcactgttattaacagcgacttGACCATTAACCAGTCAAAGCcttatttcgctgttagtaacagcgacatataacttgactaaaattttgaccatttctttatactcgctgttagtaacagcgattacaTACCGAGCCTAGCTTTGGGatcaaagacgcttattttgggaataaagtttggccgaagcttattttttgattaaagttattaaaaaatctttttttttcaaattttcaagcaAACACCAACTGCTAATTGTTTGCGCGCATTCCTCGAGAATAATATGTCCGCTACCTCTTCCACACCCAAACCCTGACTTTATACGGGATACTAGGCCAATGACGATGACCATGACCATAACTCCAGATTTGGCATCTTCATAAGGAATAGTACTTCTCAACTTATACCAGACTACTTTTATCAATAATTGGCATTTTCATAAGGAATATTACTTCTCAACTTATACCAGACTACttttatcaataatgaatcatcAAAGATACACATAAAACCTACATATTATTTTTACAGAAAAGATCACTCAAATCTACAATCATTTCACCAAAATACTACATATATCTCAAAAAGATATTTACAAGGGAGTAAAAGAGGCCAGAGAAGGAGCATATAGGAACTAAACCTAACATAGCTATGACTAACCTTTGATCAACATCGAACCTGACTCAGATTTTCTCATCTGGAACTGCAACGATCATCAACTTGCTCAGGCAAGCTCAGCGCCTAAACTGTACAAATATTATTGAATATAGCATGTTTCAAAACTGACTTCGGAATTTGATCAGGCTGTAATCCATGTGCAGTCATCAGATTGACAAGCATCAAAGCTCTATCCTTATCATGTACTCTACAACAACCAGAAAGGAGTGTTGTGTATGTCACCACGGTTCCTAAACCTAACATAGCTATGACTAACCTTTGATCAACGTCGAACCTGACTCAGATTTTCTCATCTGGAACTGCAACGATCATCAACTTGCTCAGGCAAGCTCAGCGCCTAAACTGTACGAATATTATTGAATATAGCACGTTTCAAAGCTGACTTCGCAATTTGATCAGGCTGTAATCCATGTGCAGTCATCAGATTGACAAGCATCAAAGCTCTATCCTTATCACGTACTCTACAACAACCAGAAAGGAGTGTTGTGTATGTCACCACGTCAGGCCGCAGACCTTTATCTATCAGATCATGGAACAGCACCATGGCTTCTTCAATATCATTCACCTTGCAACATTTGTCAATCAACACAGTATACCACGCAAGATCAGGCTTCAGCTGCATTTCCGACATTTTACTCCTGATAATTGATTCAAACTTTTTAGCTTTCTCTCCCAGAGAAATGTTAAAATCAGAATCAGACTTATTCAAACTTGATTTCAAAAACCCATCAAGCAGAGCTGTTAAAGTGATGACGTCAGGCTCTATACCTCTGTCTTTCATTTCAATTGCAAGCTTCCAAGCTTCCAAAATACTATTTGCCTTGCAGTATCCATTCATCATTATTGTGTACATTACAACATCAGGAATAAAACCTCTATCAACCCAAATGTCAAACACTCGTCTAGCCTTCTCTATATCTCCAGAATTGCACAATGCGGTCATAAGCTTTGAGGGAATTTTAATGCAAAGATTATCTTCTAAGACCAGAAATGTCTCAAACAACACAAACGCACTATCAACTTCACCATTCATACATAGGCAACTTAGCAAATTCAAGGAAGTCTTCCTTTTTAAAGGAGTTCCATGTTTTTTTAGATTAACAAATAGACTAAAAGCCTCTCGTGCAAGTTTTGCTTCACAATAGCCATCAATCATAGCAGAATAATTGTCCGGACACTTGTTATCCAAACTATATAAAAACTTCTCAGCTTCTTTTACCTTCCCTCCTATACAAAGGCCTTCGATGATTTTATTATGCATAACAGTGTCAGGTGTCAACCCTTGGCCCTTCACGTAGTCAAGACAGTGTAAAATCTCTTCTTCATAGCCATTTCTAGCCAATCCACCTGCAAGTATATGGTAAGTAATTATATCAGGCTCAATACCATTAGTCTTCATATCTTTAAAAACATCACAAGCCTCAAGTAGTTTTCCCTTAAGACAATAGCCATTTATTAGAGTTGAATAATGTTTCACATCTGGGGCCAAGTTTTTGTGCTTCATCTCTACAATAAGCTCCAAGCCTTCTTCAACTCTGCCCAATTTACACATTGCATCAACCACAATGTTATAACAAATTTCATCAAGAAAAATCCCTGTGTCTCTGTATGTTTTGAAACGATTGAGAACCTCGGTAAAAGATCTCATCAAGCATAGGCATTGAAGAATATAACTCACAATAACACAATTTAATTTCACACCTTTAGACAGCATGTGACTTTCAAGGGAAAATGCGTTTAGAATTTTTCCTCTCTTACAATATGCGTGAATTAAGGGACCAAAGCAATTCACATTTGGGGTCAAACCTTGATTCTCCATGTCGAGCAAAACAGTCTCAGCTTCACTCAATTTATTCTCATTGCAGAAGCCCTGAACCACAACCTCATAAGAAAAACCGTAAGAAATAACACCAGAATCCCTACAAGCTTTAAGCA harbors:
- the LOC130801916 gene encoding pentatricopeptide repeat-containing protein At3g04760, chloroplastic isoform X4, which produces MLCSSSRPSRPPSVYLYCSDAARIANVQPPFIHAADHHLFMSPPSTLMNVLKIVKWLYDYGCGRHQLNLVSRIMFSSGAVEAFNCSYKLHCLLCRRAVSGRYLSNCLFTRHSSAFADVQLCPRSTDSSSDALTFSSARRSGDGYSYIDFEDPWHKLSSYGVIDIPKNFKREPTQEHRFQHNVNIYVSITKRLCSRGSTRKLEALFLDVIKSNKEELGFDIPEFLDIFLENLELERTNSMVKVADVLVKVYVSMGMFDQCIDVLFQTQRHGILPSILTCNYLLNQLIQQDKLDMAVATYQQLKRMGLNPNIYTYNLMIKAFCRMGHLKEAVNFFLEMEKAGVIPNEYSYTTYIEALCSFNKSDAAYELLKACRDSGVISYGFSYEVVVQGFCNENKLSEAETVLLDMENQGGLARNGYEEEILHCLDYVKGQGLTPDTVMHNKIIEGLCIGGKVKEAEKFLYSLDNKCPDNYSAMIDGYCEAKLAREAFSLFVNLKKHGTPLKRKTSLNLLSCLCMNGEVDSAFVLFETFLVLEDNLCIKIPSKLMTALCNSGDIEKARRVFDIWVDRGFIPDVVMYTIMMNGYCKANSILEAWKLAIEMKDRGIEPDVITLTALLDGFLKSSLNKSDSDFNISLGEKAKKFESIIRSKMSEMQLKPDLAWYTVLIDKCCKVNDIEEAMVLFHDLIDKGLRPDVVTYTTLLSGCCRVRDKDRALMLVNLMTAHGLQPDQIAKSALKRAIFNNIRTV
- the LOC130801916 gene encoding pentatricopeptide repeat-containing protein At2g26790, mitochondrial isoform X3 — protein: MLCSSSRPSRPPSVYLYCSDAARIANVQPPFIHAADHHLFMSPPSTLMNVLKIVKWLYDYGCGRHQLNLVSRIMFSSGAVEAFNCSYKLHCLLCRRAVSGRYLSNCLFTRHSSAFADVQLCPRSTDSSSDALTFSSARRSGDGYSYIDFEDPWHKLSSYGVIDIPKNFKREPTQEHRFQHNVNIYVSITKRLCSRGSTRKLEALFLDVIKSNKEELGFDIPEFLDIFLENLELERTNSMVKVADVLVKVYVSMGMFDQCIDVLFQTQRHGILPSILTCNYLLNQLIQQDKLDMAVATYQQLKRMGLNPNIYTYNLMIKAFCRMGHLKEAVNFFLEMEKAGVIPNEYSYTTYIEALCSFNKSDAAYELLKACRDSGVISYGFSYEVVVQGFCNENKLSEAETVLLDMENQGLTPNVNCFGPLIHAYCKRGKILNAFSLESHMLSKGGLARNGYEEEILHCLDYVKGQGLTPDTVMHNKIIEGLCIGGKVKEAEKFLYSLDNKCPDNYSAMIDGYCEAKLAREAFSLFVNLKKHGTPLKRKTSLNLLSCLCMNGEVDSAFVLFETFLVLEDNLCIKIPSKLMTALCNSGDIEKARRVFDIWVDRGFIPDVVMYTIMMNGYCKANSILEAWKLAIEMKDRGIEPDVITLTALLDGFLKSSLNKSDSDFNISLGEKAKKFESIIRSKMSEMQLKPDLAWYTVLIDKCCKVNDIEEAMVLFHDLIDKGLRPDVVTYTTLLSGCCRVRDKDRALMLVNLMTAHGLQPDQIAKSALKRAIFNNIRTV
- the LOC130801916 gene encoding pentatricopeptide repeat-containing protein At2g26790, mitochondrial isoform X2; the protein is MFSSGAVEAFNCSYKLHCLLCRRAVSGRYLSNCLFTRHSSAFADVQLCPRSTDSSSDALTFSSARRSGDGYSYIDFEDPWHKLSSYGVIDIPKNFKREPTQEHRFQHNVNIYVSITKRLCSRGSTRKLEALFLDVIKSNKEELGFDIPEFLDIFLENLELERTNSMVKVADVLVKVYVSMGMFDQCIDVLFQTQRHGILPSILTCNYLLNQLIQQDKLDMAVATYQQLKRMGLNPNIYTYNLMIKAFCRMGHLKEAVNFFLEMEKAGVIPNEYSYTTYIEALCSFNKSDAAYELLKACRDSGVISYGFSYEVVVQGFCNENKLSEAETVLLDMENQGLTPNVNCFGPLIHAYCKRGKILNAFSLESHMLSKGVKLNCVIVSYILQCLCLMRSFTEVLNRFKTYRDTGIFLDEICYNIVVDAMCKLGRVEEGLELIVEMKHKNLAPDVKHYSTLINGYCLKGKLLEACDVFKDMKTNGIEPDIITYHILAGGLARNGYEEEILHCLDYVKGQGLTPDTVMHNKIIEGLCIGGKVKEAEKFLYSLDNKCPDNYSAMIDGYCEAKLAREAFSLFVNLKKHGTPLKRKTSLNLLSCLCMNGEVDSAFVLFETFLVLEDNLCIKIPSKLMTALCNSGDIEKARRVFDIWVDRGFIPDVVMYTIMMNGYCKANSILEAWKLAIEMKDRGIEPDVITLTALLDGFLKSSLNKSDSDFNISLGEKAKKFESIIRSKMSEMQLKPDLAWYTVLIDKCCKVNDIEEAMVLFHDLIDKGLRPDVVTYTTLLSGCCRVRDKDRALMLVNLMTAHGLQPDQIAKSALKRAIFNNIRTV
- the LOC130801916 gene encoding pentatricopeptide repeat-containing protein At2g26790, mitochondrial isoform X1, coding for MLCSSSRPSRPPSVYLYCSDAARIANVQPPFIHAADHHLFMSPPSTLMNVLKIVKWLYDYGCGRHQLNLVSRIMFSSGAVEAFNCSYKLHCLLCRRAVSGRYLSNCLFTRHSSAFADVQLCPRSTDSSSDALTFSSARRSGDGYSYIDFEDPWHKLSSYGVIDIPKNFKREPTQEHRFQHNVNIYVSITKRLCSRGSTRKLEALFLDVIKSNKEELGFDIPEFLDIFLENLELERTNSMVKVADVLVKVYVSMGMFDQCIDVLFQTQRHGILPSILTCNYLLNQLIQQDKLDMAVATYQQLKRMGLNPNIYTYNLMIKAFCRMGHLKEAVNFFLEMEKAGVIPNEYSYTTYIEALCSFNKSDAAYELLKACRDSGVISYGFSYEVVVQGFCNENKLSEAETVLLDMENQGLTPNVNCFGPLIHAYCKRGKILNAFSLESHMLSKGVKLNCVIVSYILQCLCLMRSFTEVLNRFKTYRDTGIFLDEICYNIVVDAMCKLGRVEEGLELIVEMKHKNLAPDVKHYSTLINGYCLKGKLLEACDVFKDMKTNGIEPDIITYHILAGGLARNGYEEEILHCLDYVKGQGLTPDTVMHNKIIEGLCIGGKVKEAEKFLYSLDNKCPDNYSAMIDGYCEAKLAREAFSLFVNLKKHGTPLKRKTSLNLLSCLCMNGEVDSAFVLFETFLVLEDNLCIKIPSKLMTALCNSGDIEKARRVFDIWVDRGFIPDVVMYTIMMNGYCKANSILEAWKLAIEMKDRGIEPDVITLTALLDGFLKSSLNKSDSDFNISLGEKAKKFESIIRSKMSEMQLKPDLAWYTVLIDKCCKVNDIEEAMVLFHDLIDKGLRPDVVTYTTLLSGCCRVRDKDRALMLVNLMTAHGLQPDQIAKSALKRAIFNNIRTV